One stretch of Gadus chalcogrammus isolate NIFS_2021 chromosome 14, NIFS_Gcha_1.0, whole genome shotgun sequence DNA includes these proteins:
- the irx5a gene encoding iroquois-class homeodomain protein IRX-5a codes for MAYPQGYLYQPSASLALYSCPAYSAGVISGPRTEELGRSSSGSAFAPYAGSTAFTGASPSYGSHLPYAADAAAAAATFSSYVGSPYDHTTGMAGSIGYHPYAAPLGSYPYGDPAYRKNATRDATATLKAWLNEHRKNPYPTKGEKIMLAIITKMTLTQVSTWFANARRRLKKENKMTWTPRNRSEDEDEDENIDLEKNDDDEPNKPSDKGDSTDTESDHKSLHPGDLQACDRFKEETHGTRDMDPLLSDSELKEQDERTDLLLSDHTLAKPTTSSPSAAPPRGTELPHAEQRDKPADSHHVGPTGPVNSNVTSVIHSLPSAPKPKLWSLAEIATSSDRCKGSSEPLPLPLGHGADASPPSRSSPHCHLPNSSTVLSRPLYYTSPFYPGYTNYGGFGHLHSNQGPGSGGPGAHLNGLNHQTVLSRAEALVRESHRVRGQTQQVDLFKDSPYELKKGMSNI; via the exons ATGGCGTATCCTCAGGGCTACTTGTACCAGCCATCCGCTTCTCTGGCGCTGTACTCGTGCCCGGCGTACAGCGCGGGCGTGATCTCGGGACCAAGGACCGAGGAGCTCGGGCGGTCCTCGAGCGGGTCCGCCTTCGCGCCCTACGCCGGGTCCACCGCCTTCACCGGCGCGTCGCCCAGCTACGGGTCCCACCTGCCGTACGCGGCGGACGCGGCGGCCGCAGCGGCGACCTTCTCCTCCTATGTG GGTTCTCCCTACGACCACACCACGGGCATGGCCGGTTCGATAGGCTACCACCCCTACGCGGCCCCCCTGGGCTCCTACCCGTACGGGGACCCGGCCTACCGGAAGAACGCTACCCGGGACGCCACCGCTACCCTGAAGGCCTGGCTGAACGAGCACCGCAAGAACCCCTACCCCACCAAGGGCGAGAAAATCATGCTGGCCATCATCACCAAGATGACCCTCACGCAGGTGTCCACCTGGTTCGCCAACGCCAGGAGGAGGCTAAAGAAGGAGAACAAGATGACCTGGACCCCCAGGAACCGCAGcgaggatgaggacgaggacgagaACATCGATCTGGAGAAGAACGACGATGATGAGCCCAACAAGCCGAGCGACAAGGGGGACTCCACTGACACCGAGTCAG ATCATAAATCGCTGCACCCAGGGGACCTGCAGGCGTGCGACCGCTTCAAGGAAGAGACGCACGGCACTAGAGACATGGATCCCCTCCTCAGCGACTCGGAATTAAAAGAGCAGGACGAGCGGACGGATCTGCTGCTGTCTGATCACACCCTAGCCaaacccaccacctcctctccttctgccGCGCCCCCCCGGGGAACCGAACTGCCACACGCGGAGCAGCGCGACAAACCCGCAGACTCGCACCACGTGGGGCCCACGGGCCCGGTGAACAGTAACGTGACGTCGGTCATCCACTCGCTCCCGTCGGCGCCGAAGCCCAAACTGTGGTCGCTGGCGGAGATCGCCACGTCGTCGGACAGGTGTAAGGGCAGCAGCGAGCCACTGCCGTTGCCGTTGGGCCACGGCGCAGACGCGTCGCCCCCCTCGCGCTCGTCCCCGCACTGCCACCTCCCCAACAGCAGCACCGTGTTGTCGAGGCCCCTGTACTACACGTCCCCATTCTACCCCGGCTACACGAACTATGGCGGCTTTGGACACCTGCACAGTAACCAGGGCCCCGGCtcgggggggcccggggcccaccTGAACGGATTAAACCACCAGACTGTGTTAAGTAGAGCAGAGGCGCTGGTCAGGGAGAGCCACAGAGTCAGAGGCCAGACGCAGCAGGTAGATCTCTTTAAAGACTCCCCTTATGAACTAAAGAAAGGTATGTCAAACATTTAA